A window of the Bacillus sp. A301a_S52 genome harbors these coding sequences:
- the yidD gene encoding membrane protein insertion efficiency factor YidD, giving the protein MKWMLIGMIKFYQRWISRFTPPTCRFYPTCSHYGIEAISRFGIFKGGWLTLKRIVKCQPFHPGGLDPVPEKKKTEL; this is encoded by the coding sequence ATGAAATGGATGTTAATCGGGATGATCAAATTTTACCAGCGGTGGATTTCCCGTTTTACACCGCCAACATGCCGTTTTTATCCGACTTGTTCTCATTATGGAATTGAAGCGATCAGCCGTTTTGGTATTTTTAAAGGGGGTTGGCTTACGTTAAAACGTATTGTAAAATGTCAGCCTTTTCATCCTGGGGGACTTGACCCTGTTCCAGAAAAAAAGAAGACTGAATTGTAA